Proteins encoded in a region of the Streptomyces sp. NBC_00513 genome:
- a CDS encoding potassium-transporting ATPase subunit C: protein MNNSVGNAARLLGAGLRALLVLTVICGVIYPLAVTGIAQALFNDNANGSEIKDKNGQVVGSSLIGQTYNLPKNDPNNAEEAARPDLKWFQPRPSNGLGSNSVNTRYALILSGATNRSADNGAVGGLCPASAEEGTLCAQVIAAKDAVIADNSTASYTVKPEDVPADAVTSSGSGLDAHISPEYAKIQVHRVAERNGLDVQQVEKLAADHTTGRTLGFMGEPRVNVLELNTALKALPQH, encoded by the coding sequence ATGAACAACTCCGTAGGAAACGCAGCACGGTTGCTCGGGGCGGGCCTCCGCGCCCTCCTCGTCCTGACCGTGATCTGCGGCGTCATCTATCCCCTCGCCGTCACCGGCATCGCCCAGGCCCTCTTCAACGACAACGCCAACGGCTCCGAGATCAAGGACAAGAACGGCCAGGTCGTCGGCTCCTCCCTCATCGGGCAGACGTACAACCTCCCGAAGAACGATCCGAACAACGCCGAGGAGGCGGCCCGGCCGGACCTGAAGTGGTTCCAGCCGCGCCCCTCCAACGGCCTGGGCTCCAACAGCGTCAACACCCGGTACGCGCTGATCCTCTCCGGCGCCACCAACCGCTCCGCCGACAACGGCGCCGTGGGCGGCCTCTGCCCGGCGAGCGCGGAGGAAGGCACGCTCTGCGCCCAGGTCATCGCCGCCAAGGACGCCGTCATCGCCGACAACTCCACGGCCTCCTACACGGTCAAGCCCGAGGACGTCCCCGCCGACGCCGTCACCTCCTCCGGATCCGGCCTCGACGCGCACATCTCCCCCGAGTACGCCAAGATCCAGGTCCACCGGGTCGCCGAGCGGAACGGCCTCGACGTCCAACAGGTCGAGAAGCTCGCCGCCGACCACACCACCGGTCGCACCCTCGGCTTCATGGGCGAACCACGCGTCAACGTCCTCGAACTCAACACCGCGCTGAAGGCACTGCCCCAGCACTGA